The Cellulomonas wangleii genome includes a region encoding these proteins:
- a CDS encoding signal peptidase I: protein MTTSATATRVGWVRRVLSAVATCVLLVALGLAVALAVVPRALGGAALTVLTGSMVPTYQPGDVVVVRGVKDAASEVQVGDVVTFQPVSDDPALVTHRVVGKSFTSDGTTFVTRGDANTADDDPLVPEQIKGVAVYHVPFVGHVSLWLGGHRGTLVVAVAGALITYSVLMLLRPERARAPIPGPGPIGRPGDDLSGVARGDRADAAPVPTPGGAP, encoded by the coding sequence GTGACCACCAGTGCCACCGCGACCCGCGTCGGCTGGGTCCGCCGCGTCCTGTCCGCGGTGGCGACGTGCGTGCTGCTCGTCGCGCTCGGGCTCGCGGTCGCGCTCGCGGTCGTGCCGCGCGCGCTCGGCGGTGCCGCCCTCACGGTGCTCACCGGCTCGATGGTCCCGACGTACCAGCCCGGCGACGTGGTCGTCGTGCGCGGCGTGAAGGACGCCGCGTCCGAGGTCCAGGTCGGCGACGTCGTGACGTTCCAGCCGGTGTCCGACGACCCGGCGCTGGTCACGCACCGGGTGGTGGGCAAGAGCTTCACCTCGGACGGCACCACGTTCGTCACCCGGGGTGACGCGAACACCGCCGACGACGACCCGCTGGTGCCCGAGCAGATCAAGGGCGTCGCGGTCTACCACGTGCCGTTCGTGGGGCACGTGTCGCTGTGGCTCGGCGGCCACCGAGGAACTCTCGTGGTCGCCGTCGCGGGAGCACTGATCACCTACTCGGTGCTCATGCTCCTGCGTCCTGAGAGGGCCCGGGCCCCGATCCCGGGGCCCGGCCCGATCGGGCGTCCCGGCGACGACCTCTCCGGCGTCGCCCGGGGCGACCGGGCCGACGCGGCCCCCGTCCCCACCCCAGGAGGTGCACCATGA
- a CDS encoding alternate-type signal peptide domain-containing protein produces the protein MKNRTKGVVAGVAGVALLAGGTTFALWSDSADVAGGTITNGKLDVEASALAWVDASPDRADKGHAISNLTTWRMVPGDVVEGTSEIDVTLVGDNLVAELGVDTTAAANLPTGMTVTYAVYDGATTTDPVATGALGKDSSLRFAANREGQAAGNPTNPAPTIVVGTDGTAELKVVVTATFSGTVTGTTSAGAATDLSKIGVTLTQVREGTDFTAPTTAP, from the coding sequence ATGAAGAACAGGACCAAGGGCGTTGTCGCCGGCGTGGCAGGCGTCGCCCTCCTGGCCGGTGGCACGACGTTCGCGCTGTGGAGCGACAGCGCAGACGTCGCCGGCGGCACGATCACGAACGGGAAGCTCGACGTGGAGGCGAGCGCCCTGGCGTGGGTCGACGCGTCGCCGGACCGCGCCGACAAGGGGCACGCGATCTCCAACCTCACGACGTGGCGGATGGTGCCCGGTGACGTCGTCGAGGGCACCTCGGAGATCGACGTCACCCTGGTCGGCGACAACCTCGTGGCCGAGCTCGGCGTCGACACCACGGCGGCGGCCAACCTGCCCACGGGCATGACGGTGACGTACGCCGTCTACGACGGCGCGACGACGACCGACCCGGTCGCCACCGGTGCCCTCGGCAAGGACTCGTCGCTGCGGTTCGCCGCCAACCGGGAGGGCCAGGCGGCCGGGAACCCGACCAACCCGGCGCCCACCATCGTCGTCGGCACCGACGGCACGGCGGAGCTGAAGGTGGTCGTCACCGCGACGTTCAGCGGCACAGTCACCGGCACGACCTCAGCCGGGGCGGCGACCGACCTGAGCAAGATCGGCGTCACGCTGACGCAGGTCCGCGAGGGCACGGACTTCACCGCGCCCACGACCGCGCCCTGA
- a CDS encoding CshA/CshB family fibrillar adhesin-related protein, with protein sequence MHSTGRRSTKGVTRGTAARILAGTVAAGLGLALVPVLGVTTAASADVPATGSTTGAAIYSSDAHSSAQFPEIAWVSWAPEGQAIANGTSVTNWHAMGDDTWLEVTCTLTNLSGVPVTAYKPFGNTWVEPDGTVGSSKDGLGQLYPGMPPAGIRQDKSYENSEYPNSTSLTVACDAAVVGYAASNREGSPIRRTPVDLGGLVLADAESLNVGEKNGVVTEHVAATAAPTGWNTPWRVIDTYHGGCSYRTHTATATVSPQDVGSTRHWTANLHNTAAADQGQCLEGSSTAVLLAEGVQTLDIDLLGQGLSAVAVGYVLGVDHGDAPADYGMAGALVRPRWEGPLLWEGTHDLAGYTSPGQQVMTPISTRVVPTVTLGADARANTTVPFSADATEDTPDEEAFGEGASPAAIAVEPVVVTSYTLGTARCREGQAYVAAWLDWDGNGRFDEDERSDVVPCPGGSSAGTVNLTWSSVPADVVGGTSYLRLRAAADTAELGSATGPSLAGETEDWQVQLLVTRLALAKSADVSHVTPETTAVRYTVTLTNTGNVAVPDAHVVDDVSDVRTYGTVASATATSGTAAVVGDRVTWSGSLAAGETVTLTYELTGLDRIPSTQDETIHNVARATTAAPGPDDPVGCEPGSVDERAGRCATVDLPGVGLSVEKSAAAGGTALADGARLAPGTTVTWTYVVRNTGSLPLHDVKVADLVTETRNGSPLVTDLRIPLDCGRHGSGTDVTLTELAVGGSVTCTAERPVVPPRT encoded by the coding sequence ATGCACAGCACCGGACGTCGGTCGACGAAGGGCGTCACGCGCGGCACCGCCGCGCGGATCCTCGCGGGGACGGTCGCGGCCGGGCTCGGACTCGCCCTCGTGCCCGTTCTGGGTGTGACGACCGCGGCCTCCGCGGACGTGCCGGCCACGGGCAGCACGACGGGCGCCGCGATCTACTCGAGCGACGCGCACAGCTCCGCGCAGTTCCCCGAGATCGCGTGGGTCTCCTGGGCGCCGGAAGGCCAGGCGATCGCGAACGGGACCAGCGTGACCAACTGGCACGCGATGGGTGACGACACGTGGCTGGAGGTCACGTGCACGCTCACGAACCTGTCGGGCGTCCCCGTGACGGCCTACAAGCCGTTCGGGAACACGTGGGTCGAGCCGGACGGGACCGTCGGGTCGTCGAAGGACGGTCTCGGCCAGCTGTACCCCGGCATGCCGCCCGCAGGCATCCGGCAGGACAAGAGCTACGAGAACTCCGAGTACCCCAACTCCACGTCCCTCACCGTCGCGTGCGACGCCGCGGTCGTCGGGTACGCCGCGAGCAACCGTGAGGGGAGTCCGATCAGGCGCACCCCCGTCGACCTGGGTGGGCTGGTGCTCGCCGACGCGGAGTCGCTCAACGTCGGGGAGAAGAACGGTGTGGTCACGGAGCACGTCGCCGCCACCGCCGCCCCGACGGGCTGGAACACCCCCTGGCGCGTCATCGACACCTACCACGGCGGGTGCTCGTACCGCACCCACACGGCGACCGCCACGGTGAGCCCGCAGGACGTGGGCAGCACGCGGCACTGGACCGCGAACCTGCACAACACCGCGGCCGCCGACCAGGGTCAGTGCCTCGAGGGCTCGTCCACCGCGGTGCTGCTGGCAGAGGGCGTCCAGACGCTCGACATCGACCTGCTCGGTCAGGGCCTCAGCGCTGTCGCGGTCGGCTACGTGCTCGGTGTGGACCACGGCGACGCGCCGGCCGACTACGGCATGGCCGGTGCCCTCGTCCGGCCTCGGTGGGAGGGTCCGCTGCTGTGGGAGGGGACGCACGACCTGGCGGGCTACACGTCGCCCGGCCAGCAGGTCATGACGCCGATCAGCACCCGCGTCGTCCCCACCGTCACGCTCGGCGCGGACGCGCGCGCCAACACGACCGTGCCGTTCAGCGCGGACGCCACGGAGGACACCCCCGACGAGGAGGCGTTCGGCGAGGGCGCCTCGCCGGCCGCGATCGCGGTGGAGCCCGTCGTGGTCACCTCGTACACGCTGGGCACGGCCCGCTGCCGGGAAGGTCAGGCCTACGTCGCGGCCTGGTTGGACTGGGACGGCAACGGCCGGTTCGATGAGGACGAGCGGTCCGACGTGGTGCCCTGCCCCGGCGGCTCGAGCGCCGGCACCGTGAACCTCACCTGGTCGTCGGTGCCCGCGGACGTCGTCGGCGGCACCTCGTACCTGCGGCTGCGGGCCGCGGCGGACACCGCCGAGCTGGGGTCCGCCACCGGGCCGTCGCTGGCCGGGGAGACCGAGGACTGGCAGGTCCAGCTGCTCGTGACGCGACTGGCGCTCGCGAAGTCCGCGGACGTGTCGCACGTGACACCCGAGACCACTGCCGTCCGCTACACGGTCACGCTGACCAACACCGGCAACGTCGCGGTCCCGGACGCGCACGTGGTCGACGACGTGAGCGACGTGCGGACGTACGGGACGGTCGCGTCGGCCACCGCCACGTCCGGTACGGCCGCGGTCGTGGGTGACCGCGTCACCTGGTCCGGGTCGCTCGCCGCGGGCGAGACGGTGACGCTCACCTACGAGCTGACCGGCCTCGACCGCATCCCCAGCACGCAGGACGAGACGATCCACAACGTCGCCCGCGCGACGACCGCGGCACCCGGCCCCGACGACCCCGTCGGCTGCGAGCCCGGGTCCGTGGACGAACGCGCCGGCCGCTGCGCGACCGTCGACCTGCCCGGCGTCGGGCTGAGCGTGGAGAAGTCCGCGGCCGCAGGCGGCACAGCCCTGGCGGACGGCGCCCGGCTGGCACCCGGGACCACCGTGACGTGGACGTACGTCGTGAGGAACACCGGCTCGCTGCCGCTGCACGACGTGAAGGTCGCCGACCTGGTGACCGAGACCCGCAACGGCTCGCCCCTCGTCACCGACCTCCGCATCCCCCTCGACTGCGGCCGGCACGGCAGCGGCACCGACGTGACGCTCACCGAGCTCGCCGTGGGCGGGAGCGTGACCTGCACCGCCGAACGGCCGGTCGTCCCGCCCCGCACCTGA
- a CDS encoding SipW-dependent-type signal peptide-containing protein, producing MSGLRGRLVSLPTAGVLALTVVLAALVGVVGGGTLALWRDVETVTAGMPAGVVVFGVGTPGEPGALADYATGPGDTVELTFGPAQAATLLATGSVAVPVQVDALSQGHRGLRYTVTPHITGGILGESDVRLVKVAGPAACTPTVAGPEAGASTPVPADYSDTRRLTSEYWCLVAAFDPVQGTYDSTASVDAGVATSGGSTSQRVTVEDRWSASVGKARVPADEPTHRLTFAFTTFRPGR from the coding sequence GTGAGCGGCCTGCGCGGCCGGCTCGTCAGCCTGCCCACCGCCGGGGTGCTGGCACTCACCGTCGTGCTCGCCGCGCTGGTGGGGGTCGTCGGCGGCGGGACCCTCGCGCTGTGGCGCGACGTCGAGACCGTCACGGCCGGCATGCCCGCCGGTGTCGTCGTGTTCGGCGTCGGGACCCCCGGTGAGCCCGGGGCGCTCGCGGACTACGCGACGGGCCCCGGCGACACGGTGGAGCTGACGTTCGGTCCCGCGCAGGCCGCGACGCTCCTGGCGACCGGGTCGGTCGCCGTCCCCGTCCAGGTCGACGCGCTCTCGCAGGGGCACCGCGGCCTGCGGTACACCGTGACGCCGCACATCACGGGCGGCATCCTCGGTGAGTCGGACGTGCGGCTCGTCAAGGTGGCCGGGCCGGCTGCCTGCACGCCCACGGTGGCCGGCCCCGAGGCCGGCGCGTCGACGCCGGTGCCGGCCGACTACAGCGACACCCGCCGGCTGACCAGCGAGTACTGGTGCCTCGTGGCGGCCTTCGACCCCGTGCAGGGCACGTACGACAGCACGGCGTCCGTCGACGCCGGCGTCGCCACCTCCGGCGGGAGCACGTCGCAGCGCGTGACCGTCGAGGACCGGTGGAGCGCGTCGGTCGGCAAGGCCCGCGTGCCGGCGGACGAGCCGACGCACCGCCTGACGTTCGCGTTCACCACGTTCCGGCCCGGCCGGTGA
- a CDS encoding signal peptidase I, which translates to MNRPRPVRRRVLPTVLSVLSTAVVVVVLALAVALALVPRMLDGVALTVLTGSMAPTYEPGDVVVVRGVKDVPAEIEVGDVVSFQPFPEDPTLVTHRVVAIRSTSDGPRWVTRGDANATDDEPLRPEQIKAEVVYHVPDVGHVMVAVGAHRSTVVMAGAAVLLVYGAWMVLSPDRGRRPARADGAAATDGTASDEDRPAAEVEA; encoded by the coding sequence ATGAACCGGCCCCGCCCCGTGCGCCGCCGCGTGCTCCCGACCGTCCTGTCGGTGCTCAGCACGGCCGTGGTCGTCGTGGTCCTCGCGTTGGCCGTGGCCCTGGCGCTGGTCCCGCGCATGCTCGACGGCGTCGCGCTCACCGTCCTCACGGGGTCGATGGCGCCGACCTACGAGCCCGGCGACGTGGTCGTCGTCCGTGGCGTGAAGGACGTGCCGGCCGAGATCGAGGTGGGCGACGTCGTGTCGTTCCAGCCCTTCCCGGAGGACCCGACACTCGTCACGCACCGCGTGGTCGCCATCCGCTCGACGTCCGACGGCCCGCGCTGGGTGACGCGCGGTGACGCCAACGCCACCGACGACGAGCCCCTGCGCCCGGAGCAGATCAAGGCCGAGGTCGTCTACCACGTGCCCGACGTCGGGCACGTCATGGTGGCCGTCGGCGCCCACCGCTCCACGGTCGTCATGGCGGGCGCCGCCGTCCTGCTGGTGTACGGGGCGTGGATGGTGCTCAGCCCCGACCGAGGGCGTCGTCCGGCGCGCGCGGACGGTGCCGCAGCCACGGACGGGACCGCGTCCGACGAGGACCGGCCCGCCGCGGAGGTCGAGGCATGA
- a CDS encoding alternate-type signal peptide domain-containing protein, translating to MNKKTKGVLAGVAGIALLAGGTTFATWSETLTQDGATITSGKLDITGVSTPVWYDVTAGRSDAAATTPVTGRAGHTIDLATWRTVPGDSAEATYSFDVALEGDNLAAQLDVSNLRVVAANGGTAAFKVYDGKMNEITSKAVGGKLTFVGPDAGADLRGAAGNVAVDKTTAADVHVVVTVDFASDKAADMSATVYQLGEVGVSLTQVAGA from the coding sequence ATGAACAAGAAGACCAAGGGCGTCCTCGCCGGTGTCGCCGGCATCGCGCTGCTCGCGGGCGGCACCACGTTCGCGACGTGGAGCGAGACGCTGACGCAGGACGGCGCCACCATCACCTCCGGCAAGCTCGACATCACCGGCGTCAGCACGCCGGTCTGGTACGACGTGACGGCCGGCCGGTCGGACGCCGCCGCGACCACCCCGGTGACGGGGCGTGCCGGGCACACGATCGACCTGGCGACGTGGCGCACCGTCCCGGGCGACAGCGCCGAGGCGACGTACTCCTTCGATGTGGCGCTCGAGGGCGACAACCTCGCCGCGCAGCTCGACGTCTCGAACCTCCGGGTCGTCGCCGCGAACGGCGGGACCGCGGCGTTCAAGGTCTACGACGGGAAGATGAACGAGATCACGAGCAAGGCCGTCGGCGGCAAGCTGACGTTCGTGGGCCCCGACGCCGGCGCCGACCTGCGCGGTGCGGCCGGCAACGTGGCGGTCGACAAGACGACGGCCGCCGACGTGCACGTGGTCGTGACCGTCGACTTCGCCTCGGACAAGGCGGCGGACATGTCCGCGACCGTCTACCAGCTGGGCGAGGTGGGCGTGAGTCTCACGCAGGTCGCCGGCGCCTGA